acctttggccactaatctagccttgtttctaaccacaataccattttcatcttgcttgtttctaaagacccatttagtgctaataactaaatggtcatttggcctaggaacaagcttccacacctcatttctctcaaattgattcaatttatCTTGcaatgcgataatccatgaatcctctttcatggcttcgtcaacacatttgggttcaatttgggagagaaaagcggcgttcgcacaaaaattttttagagaagatcgtgtttgaaccccctttgatgtgtctcctaagattagctccttgggatgagcatctacatacttctaatccttgggtaaggatgtttcggaagtggatgcatccaagttgctagttggagatggggtttcatttaaatttaaggaatcaaaattaacatcattatcaaaatcgtttttcctgatttcgaaaatctcattgaaaacaacatgaatggattcttcaataattagcttGAAAACGTAGGAAAtatgcatagtggatgtaaagcaagttaagaggtttgcagtaaagtaaattgctcaaatatagaaatgcaaaccagagaagaacacgtcgattttatagtggttcggtcgtcatgacctacatccactccgccgattcctcttctgtcgaggccatcggcatccagtcttctttcaataggcaaagaccaaccaccttttataacttgattcttcttttaccaggtttaggagataacccttacagccccacttactcatctctcaaactattctaacacttagaacttttgagaggagttcacacaagattgtagtagcatttctttctatttttactctcaagtcttgtgtagtttaaccagggatgagaggggtatttataggcctcaagttgattcaaacttggagcctaaaaatatctcatcccatgTTTCctaagtttgggtggtaccactgcctatgttggatggtaccactaccagtgtcaatctgacactaacaatgcattgggcggtaccaccgcctagtctggtggtaccactaattgggaggctgtgctgagcggtaccatcgcccaaactagtGGGACCATCGCTTGCAACCTCTCGGAGGCTatgtttaggtggtaccaccgcctgacatagtctcggggactgtgccatgacagtgccacctcttgggtcattgtttggtcctttcattgggcccaacacagtccttacaagggctcaattggcccataattgggttgacccaaattcAATCCTAATTACgtgttaactacgaaatctaaggcatacttaagctaaacaagtccctaggtcttggtttcttccggcaagcttccagcaaacttccgatgatctcccagcaatgttccaatggacttctagcaagctcttggacttctcggctggttcctgtagaacttcttaCGAATATCTAGACTTTCGACGAaccctcgaactcctaacgaaatcacatccttgactccgggacttcattttgcttcatgccttgctatcgtagttaatcctgcacatgtaaaacacacttcgatctagacaattattactaagcatgaatcatgttgttcggcatttcattggtccatcgacgcttcgtccgattcttcggcgtatcgtcctctcttacgatctattgcccaatcagccaattgactctgcaactctgatatccttggcgtaatatccactctttttagcccgatgcccgaattcgcagcccgaaaccttctgccgatacgtcgaccaatcctttggcccaacatccaatcttctaacatgttccactagcccaacatgattcttccggcTTTAATtacctcatcctgatcgaagcatcctacgtcactcaaaacgtaaatcaaatcataaacacttatcaattggtttcattatcaaaatacaaggTTCAACAATTCAGGGTTCAACAAATAATTGACATTTCATTATCAAAGGTGTAATCAAAGGTATAGTACTACTTGTAGTAGCGGTCCATATATCTCATATTAACAATCGAAAGATGATTGATTGTTATATCCTATTTGTCAtcggttttatatatatatattatatatatatatatatatatatatatatatatatatatatatatatatatcctatttGTCTTCTGTTACTATATGTTTATTCTGTTAATCAAATATATGCATAAAATCTCTCTGCTATTTCACTCCGTAGTCTGATGGATATATTAGTATTATATTATGGTGCAGTTTGTTTCTGATTCGGTATCTTctgtttgagaaaaaaaaataattccagattatttattatattcatcGGTAGCGTTTCAAAATTCTGTTATTTTTTAGACTATATATTGGATATATTTGTTTGTGGTATAAGTTCTTTCTTTTTGTATGTAGAAGAAGTTAACTAGCCGCATGTTTGTGGTCCTTATAATTGTTAGCTGTGCatactttatatatattttttcctctaAACTACATATACTTTCTGTTAATAATATGTTTTGTTTCGGATAAGTTTCCTCATTGAGATTGTGAACTCTTGCAAGTTTGTGGTCCTTATAAGTTTCCTCATTTGGATATTGAGTAGCTTTATTAACATGAGTTGAATGTTTACAGAAAAGCATCTACCTTCCTGTTTTATTGGTTTCTTTGCAGATTAACTAATATTAAACAAGCAATCAGTAGCTTTGGGGGAAAGGAGTTTGTCACAATTCTATTATGAGTCTCATAACTAAACCTTTTTTTTATCTCATCTCCTTTGTGCCTTGTTTTCCAAATCCAGTAACAATGGGCACTTGGGTGACCTGTTATGTACGCCGTCCTATGGCTGgagaattttgtttcttttttctaaacatttataatatatgtatacatgaatTTATGAATGTTAAGTAGTTAGCAGACTCATCTTGTGGCTTCATCCGTAGTTTTCTTGTGATATGATCTTGACTGATGCTGGATGCTGCATCAATTTGCCATTTATATTTTTCCATACTTCCTGTCGTTAATGATCATAAGGAAGATGATGACCTGATCACTATGCGGATTGCAGTGTGGCCTCTTAAGATTGTATAACTTGTCCACTGAACAAGAGCTACGTCATCCCTCTTTACGGAGTATCAGCATGTCGGAATCTTCATGCTTACTTTTGCCATTATGATCTTCCTCTCTCTCGGATCAGTTGAGGGTTTCAGCACAAAGAGTCAGCCCTGCACTTACAGCAAGGATAAAACCTGCAAGCCAGCTCTTGCCAATGCTATCTTTAGCACCCCTATCCTTCTTGCTTGGCACAATTACCTCTGTTATTTCTGGTTTTCTTGGGATGAAAATAGCAACTTATACAAATGCCAGGACAACTTTGGAAGCCAGGAAAGGTGTTGGAAAGGCCTTCATTGCTGCATTTCACTCAGGTGCAGTCATGGGATTTTTACTTGCTGCCAATGGACTTCTTGTGCTTTGCATTGTGATCAACCTATTTTTAAGTTGTACTCCGGGGATGACTGGGAAGTCCTTTTGGAGGCCATTACTGGTTACGGATTAGGTGGGTCTTCGATGGCACTTTTTGGGAGAGTTGGTGGAGGTGTCTGCACCAAAGCTGCTGAGGTCGGTGGCTGATCTTGTTGGAAAGGTTGAGAAGAATATTCCTGAGGATGAATGACGCTTATGAATCTAGCTGTAAGAATCTTGccattgcttatatatatatatatatatatatatatatatatatatatatatatatatatatatatatgtttgtgttaCTGCATATACATTATCTCCTTGTGAATTAATATAATGTGTTGTGTTTTATGTGAAATCAATTGTTTATATACTTGCTATTTATTTTCTCATGCACTTATCTAATAATAAGAATCTTCTGGTTCTACTCGAGCATCCTTAATTGTTTTCTGCTACTCTGCAATTTTTTCTGTCTCCATATCATTCATTCAGTGCCTAAACACCATGTTTGTACTGATAATGTTGGGGATATTGCGGGTATGGGGTCAGATCTGTTTGGTTCATATGTCGAGTCATCCTGTGCTGCCCTTGTTGTGGCCTCAATTTCTTCCTTTGGAATCAACCATGAACTGACTGCAATGTTGTACCCCTTTATTAGCTCCATGGgaattatagtttgtttgatcgctACACTCTTTGCCACCGACTTCTTTGAGATAAGGGCAGTGAAGGAGATTGAACCTGCACTGAAGAGGCAGCTCATAATCTCTACTGCTCTCATGACTGTGGGCATTGCAATTGTTAGTTGGATGGCCCTCCCATCAACCTTCACAATCTTTAATTTTGGTGCTCAGCCATGACCATGAAGAGTGTCGATAGTGCAGCTCTGATGATGGTAGAGGAGGTCCGCCGGCAGTTCAATGAAATCCCTTGTCTGATGGAGGGATCCACTAAACCAGATTATGCTACTTGCGTCGTCAAGATCTCAACTGATGCCTCCATCAGGGAGATGATTCCTCCTGGTACTTTGGTGATGCTCACCCGTCTTATAGTTGGAACCTTCTTTGGCGTCGGAAACTCCATCAGGAGTGCTTGCAGGTTCTCTTGTTTCTGGAGTCTCCAGGTCTAATAAATCAGGAGttctttttgttgattttttttgtcGATGCTTATTGCTTATACTTTTTTATGATCCCTTAAAGAAGTACATTGAGGTAAATTTAATGAATTCTCAAACAATTATTCCTCAACACTTGCCGCATAAAATTTGTGATCAACTATAGAATTAATCTTCACCACTTTATATTATTGACAATGTTTCTTAATTTTCTATTTCATTCAGTCTGGGGCTTCGAAGCATGCACGGACGCTTGCTTGGCCCTGCTCGAAAGGATCAGACATGCTCACAAGGCTGGTGTAATTGGTGACACACCATTGGAGACCCCCTCATAGACACACACACATCAGGGCCATCACTCAAACATCCTTATCGCAAGCTCATGGCTGTAGAAGAATCACTTGCGTTCGCCGCCCCCTCTTTAAGATTCTTTAGAATGCAGGGAAGAAGGCATAGTTTTGAAGCATAATTTCTCCCATTTCGAGTTTCTTCTTTTAAGTCTCAGGGGACTTTAATTGCCCAATCCTAGTTGGGTGTAAGAACAGTGAGATCACCCCCTTTCCAGGTTTCTtttgatgaggattatgataagaGGGTTATAGCCAGCTTCTCATATTATGATGATGAAATGCTGAGTTCAACCATTAGTGTACTACTTCAATCCATATTAGTATACAGCATTTGTTTATGTATATTACTTGTTGAAGATTATTTGTAATTGATGTCTTTTTAAAGACAAAATAATAGACCTATCATCGATGAACATACAAAGTTTCTATTGCACTCCCCAACCTACTACACCCACTCCACAGTTCCTCCAATTCCTGTCATCGACATTATCATAGTAACTAAGACAAAAACTAGAATTCTTCCACCAACATaacaaatgatttaaaaaaaCACACACAAAGCATCTACATAGTAAAAAATATAGGGTATGGTGAAGAACACTGAAAATGAGGCAAGCTTTGAGTATATATCGAATGCTGACTCAGAGTAGCAATATTGTTATGTTTAAGATTAATACACATAGTAAAGTTCATACACAGGAGGTCATCACTTACCTAACCTATAGGGAATCATTCCCAACCACAAACTAAACCCACCTTAATGCTAAGGTCTAATCAAAACTAGCCAATATGAAACTATATGCAAGAACCGACGTAGCATCTCCTCACTTCctctttttggaaggtggttgtgGGAGTTCctcatcctcatcttcatcatcctcttcctcatcctcatcctcatcctcctcttcatCATCGTCCTCCTCATCATcttcctcatcctcttcttcgCTTCCTCCTCCACCATTTACCTCGGGATCATCATTCTCTCCTTCGTTATCGTTCCCCTCTTCTCCAGAGAAATCATCTTTGCCTCTGTCTTCCTGACCGTCCCCATCCTCATCATTGTCATCATCTGACTCGCCATCGTCCTTGTTCTCGGGAACAGCTTCAGGTTTGCTTCGTCGGAGTATCCTTCAGAGGAAGGGGTCAGAATAAGAGTCTCATGGCAAACTAAACTTACTCTTTTTATGTAAACCAGCAGGTTCAAGATCCAGACTTAACAGATGACAGCATATATGTAAATGGCTGGTCAAATGTATACTTTACCTTAAACCAAATAAACAGAAAGAGAAGAGAATCCTACCCTAAAATTACTTCCGATCCTTCATTCCGCGGACCAGTTTGACTTGATATAGAGCCCACCTGGAACAAACTCAATTTTTAGTGGGAAGTAAAACAGTAGTCAGTTTGTGTCAACATATTGATAGGTTAGGTTAAACTGAAAGCAAAACTAGATTTTCTCGCAAAAATTTGAGAATTAGATCATGACCAACCAAGTTGGTAGAAATACTGTCCTGTGAACTGAATCAGCCATCTGATCATAATGGGAAAAGGGTTTGAAACAAAATAAAAACCATTGTAATTTAAGAAATGACTCATTGGATTCATATCCCACGGTCCTCTGACTAAAGACTTCAACACAGATATTGATCATAAGTTACATTCAATCTATGGATTGGGACAAGTCAAATGAGACAGGTCAAGGTTGCAATGAACATGTAGAAACATGTGGGAAAAAAATAGATAAGTTGCAACGAACAAATAATGACTATAGTTAGCATTATCTCCTCTGTTCTAATGTTCAGCATACAAGGATTGGATCATGAGCAGTGCATGCTATCTTAGTGCAAAATAGATATTGGATACATAAAAAAAGCAAACATCATGGGTATATCCCATCCACACAAAAATTCCTATCATAAGGGATGTTAAAAGAATGAACTCAAGATAACAATATGACAACTGGTTTCAAAATCTTGGTAAATGAATATCTAGAAGAAAATGAGAACTACATAAAGTAGGGTGGCACAATGGCAGGATATGCAGTATCGCTCTTGTGCAAGTAAAGATGTTTCTGTAACTCAAACTATAGTTACTAGATCGCTAAAGAGAAACATTATAGTCGCACCCAGGTCCACCCTCGACAAAAGAAAAAATGTACATCAACAAAAACAAATTGGTAATGCCAATGACAGATTAGTGTAAGAGATGGTTAAAATGTATTAAGGAAAAAGAAATAAGAACCACAATAGTTTGAGAACATCCTAAAGCGCCAACAACACCGACAACAAATTTTGAAGCTTCTAAGACAATCCATGGGGAAAGCAAACCAACAGCACAACTACTTGTTAATTTTTcataccacattaagattaaaaGCAAGTGCATAACAAATTTCTCTACTCGTAACACACATGCTGACTTATATATACATGCCacgcagtgatttcaataggcgcttgggcgctcaccaaggcgctcgggcgaggcgaggcgaggcctaagcgcctcgcttcatgtctaggcgcctcacttcaaagaggcaccgcctgggcgctcgcccgagcccaggcgctcggCACTTCGGGTGAGCAcctgggttaaaccaagcgactgaaccagatttttaggtctggttggtctccgatgctttagttggttcaatcaaaccaactaaatcactgatatcaggctccctctcgcAATTTCCCTGACTTCCCtgccgagatttcttctccgctgtcactgctctctgctgccgctaccactgtcgctgctcgccgctactgtcgctactcgccgctgccacaatcgttgctcgTCGACTGCTCAcggctgccacaatcgctgctcgtCATTGCTGTCGTCGCACATCACTGCTGTTGCCGCTCCCGCTACAAGTGCTGCTCGCAGCTCCCACTCCAACTGTCGCTCGCCGTTCCCGCTCTAGCTACCGCTATCGCCTACTACCTCTGTCGTTGCcttagcagcctcggtcttctcactatactgttaacagtatattaacattaTACAGCtaattgtatactaataatagtatttttatttattagattaataatatattatttttattttaatactattaatttttatttatttaatagtatattttttatttaaaaaataaaaaatatactattatgatttatttatttattgtgattttgtacccgATTTGCGATGTTGagggaaagcaaattttcacgtgGCAAAAACTTGCTGCTCTTGTAGTAGTGAATAGTGATACTATAATTATAGCTaaactataaaaatatataatataattaataaatataattatttaaataaaaaaatatgctattaaattaagaaaatcgggtacaaaatcataataaataaagtaTATACCAACATCGCAAATTTTCACATGGACCTGGATTGGTTCCAGGTCGATATAAGTATATACCAACAAATGCACATCAAACTGACTCTCCAAGACACTAATGTTGGTTTGACATGCTATTTTCCCAATCTTGAAGAAGCATATGTAGGTAGTGTTTTTCAATAAGTGAGGCcctattatcatttattttttcctagatgggaagaggtGAAGACATCCTCGCACACATGGAATCAAAATGGCTTCCACAGCTGCTCTTTTTTCATGCTGGCCAATGTTATTAATCCTCTAATTCCAATAAGTGCAAGCAAATATAGGACAGGATGAGGAGGTTATTGGCAAAAGTCAGCTGTCTAATAAGAGAAGAGATTATAAGATAGCTTCAATATTAAAAGATACCAACCATCCTGAGAATACACGAGCATGGGcaatgaaaaagtttaaaatgacCACACCAACATTCATATTCAATAAAGTTCACTGTGAATTCAAATGACAGAGAAAACCTGAAAGCCTTGCATCTTGGTCAAACCAGACCAATTTGACCAATTTAAGCTGGTTTAGGATGATTCCGAACCAATTTTGACCGGTTCAATCTTGCTTGACCCAAATTAAATACAATCTAAGTCAAATTAGACTTATTAGACTTGTTTAGGCTAATTCCATATTGgttttatgatgatttgaaatcggtTCAGTTATGTTATATCTGAATTAAATCTGGTACAAatcaattgaaccaatttgactcAAGGTTAGATCTGTCCAGACAAATCAAATCCCTCAATTTCGATTTTATTCAATAATTTAAATACCTAGCTAATTAATACATATAATAAATAATCTCATTTAATTCAAACATAGaattctaaaaaattaattaattaaataaacatTATAAAATTCTCGATTAATCAATATGTTGATTCAAATATTCAACATGTTGGCAAATTCATAATTCAATGTGATTTCAAATGCAAAAGCATGAATTTTGTAAAAtttattgatcaaacaaatcaacaTACTAAACTAGTCAAATCAACTTAaagtataattataaaatttcaaaaaaataaatttattaattaaacatgatttcatatttcaaCTAGATCAATGGCATCATAATTCATGTATCATGCCATGATAATTTCAATAtcctaaaatatttaatcataatttatagtttttaaaACAAATGAAGTTAATATCATTacaaaaccaagaattttcaaaaatatatagaaaataaATTGAGAAAGGGCGGAGGACCTACCTCTCTTTAGTAGGATCCTCTTCTTATTCCTCCCATAGAATGCCCAAGTTCTTTGTACCTCTCCTTGTCCTCCCTCTCCCTCATTCCTCGTCGAGCTTGGCAGTAGGAGCAATAAGGAGATGACCCCGTCAAGGAAAGATAGCTCCTCCACCCTTTGTTAATTTATTTCCTATATATTCTTTAAAAAACCTTGTTTTTGTGTTAATGTTAACTTTATTGGTTTAGGAATTATGAATTATGATTAAAGATttttagatattaaaattatttaagcaTGATTCATAAATCATGATGTCATTGttctaatttaaatataaaatatttaattaataaattttatgaattttatccTTATTCTTTAAGTTGATTTATCTACTTTGGCATATTGATTTATTTgatcaataaaatttaaaaaattcatacttttatatttcaaaatcaaGTTGAATTAATAATTTAGTAGCATATTGAATATTTAATCAacatattaattaaataaaaaaattataatatttattaattaattttactaTTTAAAATTTCATGTTTGAATTAAATGAAATTATCTATTACATGTACATTAGTTAAGTATTTAAATTattgaataaaattaaaattaaaggatTTGATTCGATCGAGCCAAGTCTAACCTGAGTCAGATCGCTAACTAGACATGGTCAAGTCAACCGCATACCCTTGGGTCCAACCTAGGTGCAGGTTGGCCTAGTTCTTGGCTCAATCCGATGAGACCAGGAGTCTGTGGAGCAAGTTGGCTCGCCTTAGCAACCCACCTAACGATAGGGGTGTTCAGATCAATTCGAATCGAACCGAACCACTAAAGGCCAAACCGATCCAAATCGAAAAAGCAATTCGATTCGTTTAAAGTAAGATTGTAACATCCCGATTAGTCCCAAATCGAAATTTGACAAGACTAAGTTGACTTATAAGAGtccgatgagtgtactactatcaacttcaacttaaacATTTTAACTAGTTATTTAGGTCAAACAAAGTTGACATTAGGCCCGAGTTGTGACATTTGGTAACCGAGTCGACCTAGTATTGGGGCATGGCGAGGAGCTTGAGTAGGAAAAGACTATCCGTGAATGGAATCAGAGGACTCATCACATCGAAAATGGGTAAAAGTGGTTTAGGTCAAACGAAATTGATGAGTCAGTTAGCCTATCAGGcatgggtcgtgacatttggtattagagtcgaCCTAGTATTGGAGCATGATGAGAGGCTTGAGTAGGGCAGGACTATCTGTGGATGGAGTCAAAGGACTTTGatatttgatatcaaaatcaACCTAGTATTAGGGCATGGTGAGGGGCTTGAGTAAGAAAGGGCTACCTGTGTATGGAGTCAAAGGATttgtcacggcgtggagccaccattggactacgcctcacatgcaccatgctaGAGTTCGATCTGGGCTAGAgtatgatgagtgtactactatcaattttaacttaagCATTTTTACCAGTGGTTTATgtcaaacgaagttgatgggTCAGT
This genomic stretch from Musa acuminata AAA Group cultivar baxijiao chromosome BXJ3-9, Cavendish_Baxijiao_AAA, whole genome shotgun sequence harbors:
- the LOC135648299 gene encoding uncharacterized protein LOC135648299, whose amino-acid sequence is MEALRGSKNTGAASPQSVVELLVAETVLAAERSLLCFILAVGSISSQTGPRNEGSEVILGILRRSKPEAVPENKDDGESDDDNDEDGDGQEDRGKDDFSGEEGNDNEGENDDPEVNGGGGSEEEDEEDDEEDDDEEEDEDEDEEEDDEDEDEELPQPPSKKRK